In Felis catus isolate Fca126 chromosome E1, F.catus_Fca126_mat1.0, whole genome shotgun sequence, the following proteins share a genomic window:
- the LOC101087885 gene encoding keratin-associated protein 9-3-like → MACCSTSFCGFPTCSTSGNCGSSCCRPNCCQNSCCQSSCCQPSCCQPSCCQSSCCQPSCCQNSCCGTGCGTGGGQEGGCGAVSCRVRWCRPDCRVEDTCLPPCCVVSCIPPTCCQLHHAQASCCRPSYCGQSCCRPACCCYCCQPSCCQPTCCEPTSCQSTC, encoded by the coding sequence ATGGCCTGCTGCTCCACTAGCTTCTGTGGATTTCCCACCTGCTCCACCAGCGGGaactgtggctccagctgctgccggCCCAACTGCTGCCAGAACAgctgctgccagtccagctgctgccagcccagctgctgtcagcccagctgctgtcagagcagctgctgccagcccagctgctgcCAGAACAGCTGCTGCGGGACCGGCTGTGGCACTGGTGGCGGCCAGGAGGGTGGCTGCGGAGCCGTGAGCTGCCGCGTCAGGTGGTGCCGCCCTGACTGCCGCGTGGAGGACACCTGCCTGCCCCCCTGCTGTGTGGTGAGCTGCATAccccccacctgctgccagcTGCACCACGCCCAGGCCTCCTGCTGCCGCCCGTCCTACTGTGGACAGTCCTGCTGCCGCCCTgcctgctgctgctactgctgccagcccagctgctgccagcccacCTGCTGTGAGCCCACCTCCTGCCAGTCCACCTGTTGA
- the LOC123381911 gene encoding keratin-associated protein 1-3-like, which yields MACCSTSFCGFPTCSTSGNCGSSCCRPNCCQNSCCQPSCCQSSCCQPSCCQNSCCQPSCCQPSCCQNSCCGTGCGTGGGQEGGCGAVSCRVRWCRPDCRVEDTCLPPCCVVSCIPPTCCQLHHAQASCCRPSYCGQSCCRPACCCYCCQPSCCQPTCCEPTC from the coding sequence ATGGCCTGCTGCTCCACTAGCTTCTGTGGATTTCCCACCTGCTCCACCAGCGGGaactgtggctccagctgctgccggCCCAACTGCTGCCAGAacagctgctgccagcccagctgctgccagtccagctgctgccagcccagctgctgccagaacagctgctgccagcccagctgctgccagcccagctgctgcCAGAACAGCTGCTGCGGGACCGGCTGTGGCACTGGTGGCGGCCAGGAGGGTGGCTGCGGAGCCGTGAGCTGCCGCGTCAGGTGGTGCCGCCCTGACTGCCGCGTGGAGGACACCTGCCTGCCCCCCTGCTGTGTGGTGAGCTGCATAccccccacctgctgccagcTGCACCACGCCCAGGCCTCCTGCTGCCGCCCGTCCTACTGTGGACAGTCCTGCTGCCGCCCTgcctgctgctgctactgctgccagcccagctgctgccagcccacCTGCTGTGAGCCCACCTGTTAA
- the LOC123381838 gene encoding keratin-associated protein 1-3-like has product MACCSTSFCGFPTCSTSGNCGSSCCRPNCCQNSCCQSSCCQPSCCQTSCCQPSCCQNSCCQPSCCQPSCCQNSCCQPSCCQNSCCGTGCGTGGGQEGGCGAVSCRVRWCRPDCRVEDTCLPPCCVVSCIPPTCCQLHHAQASCCRPSYCGQSCCRPACCCYCCQPSCCQPTCCEPTSCQSTC; this is encoded by the coding sequence ATGGCCTGCTGCTCCACTAGCTTCTGTGGATTTCCCACCTGCTCCACCAGCGGGaactgtggctccagctgctgccggCCCAACTGCTGCCAGAACAgctgctgccagtccagctgctgccagcccagctgctgccagaccagctgctgccagcccagctgctgccagaacagctgctgccagcccagctgctgccagcccagctgctgccagaacagctgctgccagcccagctgctgcCAGAACAGCTGCTGCGGGACCGGCTGTGGCACTGGTGGCGGCCAGGAGGGTGGCTGCGGAGCCGTGAGCTGCCGCGTCAGGTGGTGCCGCCCTGACTGCCGCGTGGAGGACACCTGCCTGCCCCCCTGCTGTGTGGTGAGCTGCATAccccccacctgctgccagcTGCACCACGCCCAGGCCTCCTGCTGCCGCCCGTCCTACTGTGGACAGTCCTGCTGCCGCCCTgcctgctgctgctactgctgccagcccagctgctgccagcccacCTGCTGTGAGCCCACCTCCTGCCAGTCCACCTGTTGA
- the LOC109494368 gene encoding keratin-associated protein 2-3, translated as MSGSCCGSTCSSLGCGGGCCQPCCCRDPCCCRPVSCQTTVCRPVTCTCRCTRPICEPCRRPVCCDPCSLQEGCCRPISCCPTSCTAVVCRPCCWASTCCQPISVQAPCCRPPCCQPAPCRTTCRTSCCY; from the coding sequence atgtcCGGCTCCTGCTGCGgctccacctgctcctccctggGCTGCGGGGGAGGCTGCTGCCAGCCCTGCTGCTGCCGCGACCCCTGCTGCTGCCGCCCCGTGAGCTGCCAGACCACCGTGTGCCGCCCCGTGACCTGCACCTGCCGCTGCACGCGCCCCATCTGCGAGCCCTGCCGCCGCCCCGTCTGCTGTGACCCCTGCTCCCTGCAGGAGGGCTGCTGCCGCCCCATCAGCTGCTGCCCCACGTCCTGCACGGCCGTGGTCTGCCGCCCCTGCTGCTGGGCCtccacctgctgccagcccatCTCTGTGCAGGCGCCCTGCTGCCGCCCCCCCTGCTGCCAGCCTGCCCCCTGCCGCACCACCTGCAGGACCTCCTGCTGCTACTAA
- the LOC101085333 gene encoding keratin-associated protein 2-3-like — MSGSCCGSTCSSLGCGGGCCQPCCCRDPCCCRPVSCQTTVCRPVTCTCRCTRPICEPCRRPICCDPCSLQEGCCRPISCCPTSCTAVVCRPCCWASTCCQPISVQAPCCRPPCCQPAPCRTTCRTSCCY; from the coding sequence ATGTCCGGCTCCTGCTGCGgctccacctgctcctccctggGCTGCGGGGGAGGCTGCTGCCAGCCCTGCTGCTGCCGCGACCCCTGCTGCTGCCGCCCCGTGAGCTGCCAGACCACCGTGTGCCGCCCCGTGACCTGCACCTGCCGCTGCACGCGCCCCATCTGCGAGCCCTGCCGCCGCCCCATCTGCTGTGACCCCTGCTCCCTGCAGGAGGGCTGCTGCCGCCCCATCAGCTGCTGCCCCACGTCCTGCACGGCCGTGGTCTGCCGCCCCTGCTGCTGGGCCtccacctgctgccagcccatCTCTGTGCAGGCGCCCTGCTGCCGCCCCCCCTGCTGCCAGCCTGCCCCCTGCCGCACCACCTGCAGGACCTCCTGCTGCTACTAA
- the LOC101085588 gene encoding keratin-associated protein 2-3: MSGSCCGSTCSSLGCGGGCCQPCCCRDPCCCRPVSCQTTVCRPVTCTCRCTRPICEPCRRPVCCDPCSLQEGCCRPISCCPTSCTAVVCRPCCWASTCCQPISVQAPCCRPPCCQPAPCRTTCRTSCC, from the coding sequence atgtcCGGCTCCTGCTGCGgctccacctgctcctccctggGCTGCGGGGGAGGCTGCTGCCAGCCCTGCTGCTGCCGCGACCCCTGCTGCTGCCGCCCCGTGAGCTGCCAGACCACCGTGTGCCGCCCCGTGACCTGCACCTGCCGCTGCACGCGCCCCATCTGCGAGCCCTGCCGCCGCCCCGTCTGCTGTGACCCCTGCTCCCTGCAGGAGGGCTGCTGCCGCCCCATCAGCTGCTGCCCCACGTCCTGCACGGCCGTGGTCTGCCGCCCCTGCTGCTGGGCCtccacctgctgccagcccatCTCTGTGCAGGCGCCCTGCTGCCGCCCCCCCTGCTGCCAGCCTGCCCCCTGCCGCACCACCTGCAGGACCTCCTGCTGCTGA